A genomic region of Fodinisporobacter ferrooxydans contains the following coding sequences:
- a CDS encoding DUF6385 domain-containing protein: MANFKVFSEVPSQLLTQVSQTNAASLLSTVQNLTAASLVMQPSNLTAASMLVQPQNLTAASMLVQPQNLTAASMLVQPQNLTAASLVMQPSNLTAASLLVQPSNLTAASLLTQVQNLTAASLLTTLGDRTVVDASQTVSTGSTTFTAGSILTAISLSEVTFTVHNASSTAGAQATLYLSADGTNFSVDPTSTTQTIAAGGQYFFAPGHFVKYMQIMYAAQTAAITAALTIYTQAHV; encoded by the coding sequence ATGGCCAATTTTAAAGTCTTTTCAGAAGTGCCTTCACAGTTATTGACACAGGTGTCGCAAACAAATGCCGCTTCCTTATTGTCCACCGTGCAAAACCTGACTGCGGCCAGCCTTGTCATGCAGCCGTCAAACCTGACAGCCGCCAGCATGCTCGTCCAACCGCAAAACCTGACGGCTGCCAGCATGCTGGTCCAGCCGCAAAACCTGACAGCCGCCAGCATGCTGGTCCAGCCGCAAAACCTGACTGCGGCCAGTCTTGTCATGCAGCCATCAAACCTGACAGCCGCGAGCTTGTTGGTTCAGCCGTCAAACCTGACAGCCGCCAGCCTGTTGACACAGGTGCAGAACTTGACGGCTGCCAGCCTGTTGACAACACTTGGCGACAGAACGGTTGTCGACGCATCGCAAACAGTCAGTACAGGCAGCACAACATTCACCGCCGGCAGTATTTTGACAGCCATTTCTTTGAGTGAGGTCACCTTTACTGTCCACAACGCGAGTTCAACAGCCGGTGCCCAGGCTACGCTTTATTTAAGCGCAGACGGTACGAACTTCTCCGTCGATCCGACTTCCACGACACAGACGATCGCGGCAGGAGGCCAATACTTCTTTGCACCGGGGCATTTTGTCAAATATATGCAGATTATGTACGCCGCACAGACAGCAGCGATTACGGCAGCACTCACCATTTACACGCAAGCACACGTATAA
- the hisS gene encoding histidine--tRNA ligase, protein MAMNRPRGTADILPGEVEKWQFVERTVRDVFGRFHYQEVRTPIFEHTELFQRGVGETTDIVEKEMYTFEDRGNRSLTLRPEGTASVVRAYVENKLYGGPQPSKLFYIGPMFRYERPQAGRQRQFHQYGVEVIGSDDPAVDAEVIMMAVAFLQEIGLKQLQVEINSVGCSVCRAAHREHMMEHLAGVREQLCKDCQGRFERNPLRILDCKNESCKALTKDAPTVLDHLCESCSTHFAKVRTFLDACGISYVVNPRMVRGLDYYTKTAFEIIETGIGAQSTIIGGGRYNKLVSEVGGPDTPGIGFAGGMERAILAMQAQSVSLTFADQVDLYVIGLGPKAETQAVQLLQSLRTEGFRADKDYAGRGMKAQLKTADRLQAKFTVVIGEEELQKGAAVVKTMASGEQQHVPFADIGSYCKKHLGGEIK, encoded by the coding sequence GTGGCTATGAATCGTCCACGGGGCACAGCGGATATTCTGCCCGGCGAAGTTGAAAAATGGCAGTTCGTGGAACGAACGGTGCGGGATGTTTTCGGTCGCTTCCATTATCAAGAAGTGCGAACACCGATTTTTGAGCATACGGAATTGTTCCAGCGGGGCGTCGGTGAAACCACCGATATCGTGGAAAAAGAGATGTATACGTTTGAGGATCGCGGCAATCGCAGCCTGACGCTTAGGCCGGAAGGAACCGCATCTGTCGTTCGGGCGTATGTAGAGAACAAACTATACGGCGGACCGCAGCCGTCGAAGCTTTTTTACATCGGTCCCATGTTTCGGTATGAACGTCCGCAAGCGGGGAGACAGCGGCAATTTCACCAATACGGCGTTGAAGTGATCGGCTCCGATGATCCGGCTGTAGATGCGGAAGTCATCATGATGGCAGTTGCGTTTTTACAGGAAATCGGACTGAAACAACTGCAAGTGGAAATCAACAGCGTGGGCTGTTCCGTATGCCGGGCAGCCCATCGGGAACACATGATGGAGCATTTGGCAGGCGTGCGGGAGCAGTTGTGCAAGGACTGCCAAGGCAGATTCGAACGCAATCCGCTGCGGATTCTCGATTGTAAAAACGAATCTTGCAAAGCTCTGACAAAAGATGCGCCGACAGTATTGGACCATTTGTGCGAGTCGTGCTCCACGCATTTTGCAAAAGTCCGGACTTTCCTGGATGCCTGTGGAATCTCTTACGTTGTTAACCCGCGCATGGTTCGAGGGTTGGACTATTATACAAAAACCGCCTTTGAAATTATCGAGACTGGAATTGGCGCGCAAAGCACCATCATCGGCGGCGGGCGGTACAACAAGCTCGTGTCGGAAGTCGGTGGACCGGATACGCCGGGGATTGGTTTTGCCGGCGGTATGGAAAGAGCCATTTTAGCGATGCAGGCGCAAAGCGTATCCTTGACATTTGCCGACCAAGTCGATCTATACGTGATTGGACTCGGCCCCAAAGCAGAGACGCAGGCCGTTCAATTGCTGCAATCGCTGCGCACAGAAGGCTTTCGTGCCGACAAGGATTATGCGGGACGGGGCATGAAGGCGCAGTTGAAAACAGCAGATCGCCTGCAGGCGAAATTTACTGTTGTGATCGGTGAAGAAGAATTGCAGAAAGGCGCTGCCGTTGTCAAGACAATGGCGTCAGGGGAGCAACAGCATGTGCCGTTTGCCGATATTGGTTCCTATTGCAAAAAACATCTAGGAGGAGAAATAAAATGA
- a CDS encoding sugar phosphate nucleotidyltransferase, with amino-acid sequence MKGIILAGGAGSRLYPLTKITNKHLLPVGKYPMIYYAIHKLRKADIRDILIVTGREHMGDIVTLLGSGNEFDVNFSYKVQDQPGGIAQALGLARDFANGQLMTVLLGDNVFADELAPYVRAFQKQGKGAKLLLKQVQDPKRYGVAEMEENKIIRIEEKPSNPKSNFAVTGIYMYDCQVFDIIHTLKPSTRNEFEITDVNNAYIRQNELTFDILQGWWIDAGTHEALFQANQLSQELDL; translated from the coding sequence ATGAAAGGAATTATTTTGGCTGGCGGCGCAGGGTCCCGCCTCTATCCGTTGACAAAGATCACGAACAAACATCTGTTGCCTGTCGGGAAATATCCAATGATCTATTATGCGATTCATAAATTGCGGAAAGCGGATATTCGGGATATTTTGATCGTAACCGGCCGCGAACATATGGGAGATATAGTCACGCTATTGGGAAGCGGAAATGAATTTGATGTCAATTTCAGTTATAAAGTCCAGGACCAGCCGGGAGGAATCGCACAGGCGTTGGGGCTGGCAAGGGACTTTGCAAACGGCCAGCTGATGACAGTGCTGCTTGGAGACAATGTATTTGCCGATGAACTCGCCCCTTATGTCAGAGCATTTCAAAAACAAGGGAAAGGCGCCAAGCTATTATTGAAACAAGTGCAAGATCCGAAACGCTATGGAGTGGCAGAAATGGAAGAAAATAAAATTATACGTATTGAAGAAAAGCCGTCGAACCCTAAAAGCAACTTCGCTGTTACCGGGATCTATATGTATGACTGCCAGGTATTTGACATCATTCACACATTAAAACCGTCTACCCGCAACGAGTTTGAAATTACGGACGTCAACAACGCTTATATTCGCCAAAACGAACTGACATTCGATATCCTGCAGGGATGGTGGATTGATGCAGGAACACACGAAGCGTTGTTTCAAGCAAATCAATTGTCTCAGGAACTTGATCTGTAA
- a CDS encoding DUF6385 domain-containing protein: MTEKLKGSKGRPMRHPLHNEVTSHTKGRKQETASGKSRCRKESNRESNKESNKEPNKRKKTPSILAVFLAPSPHTGTLRSISKPVTVKKIEQPITVKKIEQQVKVKKIEQQVDIRPLNPSEDGITIFGSNPELPVMTDDEGRLIFSGEVKFPPVTFTQNVFTGLLSEDLPQLLPSQDVSIQTTFSYAIINRSPNPVLVQLEISPNDTDYTVDSEMTIDGQTMKILTPLRFLKYSRIAYLSAESGKHASFDVYYQAQSG; the protein is encoded by the coding sequence ATGACCGAAAAATTGAAAGGATCCAAAGGACGGCCGATGCGCCACCCTCTACATAATGAGGTGACGAGCCATACAAAGGGGCGCAAGCAAGAAACTGCAAGCGGCAAATCCCGCTGCCGCAAAGAGTCGAATAGAGAATCGAATAAAGAATCTAACAAAGAGCCGAACAAGAGGAAAAAGACCCCTTCTATCCTGGCTGTTTTTCTCGCACCTTCCCCTCACACGGGAACATTGCGATCCATCTCCAAACCGGTTACAGTCAAAAAAATTGAACAGCCGATTACGGTAAAGAAAATTGAACAACAGGTAAAGGTGAAAAAGATTGAACAACAGGTCGATATCAGACCGTTGAATCCCTCCGAGGATGGAATCACGATTTTTGGATCGAATCCGGAATTGCCTGTCATGACCGACGACGAAGGCCGGCTGATCTTCTCCGGAGAGGTCAAATTTCCGCCGGTTACATTTACACAAAATGTTTTTACCGGATTGCTGTCTGAAGATCTCCCCCAGCTTTTACCGTCTCAAGATGTGTCAATCCAAACCACATTCTCGTATGCCATCATCAATCGTTCACCGAATCCGGTGCTTGTTCAACTGGAAATCAGTCCGAACGATACGGATTATACAGTGGATTCTGAAATGACGATCGACGGGCAAACAATGAAGATCTTGACGCCTTTGCGCTTTCTAAAATATTCGAGAATCGCATACCTCTCGGCCGAGTCGGGAAAACATGCATCTTTTGATGTGTATTACCAGGCACAATCCGGCTGA
- the aspS gene encoding aspartate--tRNA ligase, with the protein MSTATPLQVKKHTLIRNRQAGSIRLDDVGQEVVLSGWVSRRRDLGSVIFIDLRDRSGIVQIVFSPEIDAEALQSAERLRNEYVISVSGAVVKRSTDTVNPKIATGEIEIYVKQLEILNAAKTPPFPIEEDADVDESVRLKYRYLDLRRPELQKTIIMRHEITKTFRNFLDQHGFLEIETPMLTKSTPEGARDYLVPSRVHPGEFFALPQSPQLFKQLLMVSGYERYFQIVRCFRDEDLRADRQPEFTQVDIEMSFMSLEEFHALIEEMVSKVVQTAIGRTVSYPFQRMTYREAMERYGSDKPDLRFGLELVDLTDLMVDSNFKVFASAAKSGGQVKAINAVGCASYSRKDIDLLGEFAARYGAKGLAWMAFTEEGLKSAIAKFFTEEEIAQIKERANVQEGDLLLFVADKPKIVADALGNLRLKLGRDLQLIDESQFKFLWVTEFPLLEYDEEEKRYAAMHHPFTMPMWEDLDLLATDPGKVRAQAYDIVLNGYEIGGGSMRIYKREIQEAMFKALGFSKEEAYQKFGFLLDAFEYGTPPHGGLALGLDRIVMILAGRQSLRDCIAFPKTASATDLMTQAPSEVADRQWNELHIQPKKKPDNK; encoded by the coding sequence ATGAGTACTGCCACACCATTACAAGTAAAGAAACATACATTGATCCGCAATCGTCAAGCCGGATCGATTCGTTTGGACGATGTCGGACAGGAAGTTGTACTCAGCGGTTGGGTCAGCCGCCGCCGGGATTTGGGCAGCGTGATCTTTATTGACTTGCGCGACAGAAGCGGCATCGTGCAGATCGTTTTCAGCCCGGAAATCGATGCGGAAGCGCTGCAATCCGCAGAGCGGCTGCGCAATGAATATGTGATTTCCGTCTCTGGTGCTGTTGTCAAACGCAGCACTGATACGGTAAATCCAAAGATTGCAACAGGAGAAATTGAAATCTACGTCAAGCAGCTGGAAATTTTAAACGCCGCAAAAACGCCGCCCTTTCCCATTGAAGAAGATGCGGATGTGGACGAATCCGTGCGCTTGAAATATCGCTACCTGGATTTGCGCCGGCCGGAACTGCAAAAAACAATCATCATGCGTCATGAAATCACGAAAACGTTCCGGAATTTTCTCGACCAGCACGGATTTTTGGAGATCGAAACGCCGATGCTGACGAAAAGCACTCCGGAAGGCGCCCGCGACTATCTTGTGCCGAGCCGCGTCCATCCGGGAGAGTTTTTTGCATTGCCGCAGTCGCCGCAATTGTTCAAACAGTTGTTGATGGTGTCCGGTTATGAACGCTATTTCCAAATTGTCCGTTGTTTCCGCGACGAGGATTTGCGCGCAGACAGGCAGCCGGAATTTACGCAAGTCGATATCGAAATGTCGTTTATGAGTCTGGAAGAGTTTCATGCGTTAATTGAAGAAATGGTATCCAAGGTGGTGCAGACAGCTATCGGGCGCACCGTTTCCTATCCGTTTCAACGCATGACGTATCGGGAGGCGATGGAACGCTACGGTTCGGACAAGCCGGACTTGCGCTTCGGCCTGGAATTGGTCGATCTGACGGATCTCATGGTGGACAGCAATTTTAAAGTGTTTGCAAGCGCAGCAAAAAGCGGCGGGCAGGTCAAAGCGATTAACGCAGTCGGCTGTGCATCCTATAGCCGGAAAGATATTGATTTGCTCGGAGAGTTCGCGGCGCGCTATGGCGCAAAAGGTCTTGCGTGGATGGCGTTTACGGAGGAAGGGCTAAAGTCTGCCATTGCAAAATTCTTCACGGAAGAAGAAATCGCACAAATCAAAGAGCGGGCAAACGTGCAAGAAGGAGATTTGCTTTTATTCGTGGCAGACAAGCCGAAGATCGTTGCGGATGCTTTGGGCAATCTGCGGTTAAAACTCGGCCGCGATTTGCAGCTGATCGACGAGTCCCAGTTCAAATTCCTGTGGGTGACAGAGTTCCCATTGCTGGAGTATGACGAAGAAGAAAAACGGTATGCAGCCATGCACCATCCGTTTACCATGCCGATGTGGGAAGATCTTGATCTATTGGCAACAGATCCGGGAAAAGTCCGCGCGCAAGCATATGATATCGTCCTCAACGGTTACGAAATCGGCGGCGGCAGCATGCGGATCTATAAGCGGGAAATCCAGGAAGCGATGTTCAAAGCGCTTGGCTTTAGCAAAGAAGAAGCCTATCAGAAGTTTGGATTCCTGCTGGATGCTTTCGAATACGGCACACCTCCGCATGGCGGACTTGCCCTAGGTCTGGATCGGATCGTCATGATTCTCGCCGGCAGACAGTCATTGCGGGATTGTATCGCATTTCCAAAAACGGCGAGCGCGACAGATCTCATGACACAAGCACCTTCCGAAGTGGCTGACAGGCAGTGGAACGAACTGCACATCCAGCCGAAAAAGAAACCGGACAACAAATGA